A window of Companilactobacillus allii genomic DNA:
CAGGCATACCGATGAATTGGCAAGCTTGAAAAACATTGATGGTTAGATTGAGAGCATTAGTATCAGCCAGACCGATATCTTCACTCGCGAATCTAACTAAACGACGTGCTATGTAAAGTGGATCTTCTCCACCTTCAAGCATTCGAGACAGCCAATAGATAGCAGCGTCGACGTCACTATTTCGCATGGATTTGTGTAATGCCGAGATAATATTGTAGTGTTCTTCACCATTCTTATCGTATAATACGAACTTTTTGGTAATGAGTTGGCTGAGGTCAGCCATATTTACTAGAGTTCGCTCATCATTCTTGTCTCCATTAAGGATGGCCATTTCCAGTGTGTTCAAGGCTGATCTGGCATCACCATCCGCAAAGTTGGCAATGGCTTGAATCTCTTCATTGCCAATCACAATATTTTGCTTTCCAAAACCATCAGGATTACTCAATGCATTGTTAATTAATTTAATTAAAAACTTGGCAGAAATCTCCTGATTTTAATCAGGTAGATGAATGCCCTAAACTTAGTGTCGCAAGTCACTTTTCTTTTGGCTTTCGATATAACGTTCAACAATATCTTTACTCATATTTCCGAGTGTACTCATATAGTAACTATGTGACCACAAATGACCGCCCAAGAACTTTTGCTGTTTCACTTCAGGATGCTTTTCGAAAAACATACGTGCAGAGCCACCCTTGAAAGCCTTAACAACGTTGGTCGGTGCATATTTTGGTTTAAAGCTAATAAGAAGATGTATATGGTCTGGCATAACCTCCATACGCTCGATAGTGACCTCATTGAGATCGGCAATTCGCCGAAGGATAATTTCCATGTCATTTACCAATTGCGGTGTTGAAAATACAGTATTTCGGTATTTAGTGACCCATATCAAGTGAAAATGGAAATTGTAGACGTAGTTACGTTCGTGAATAATATCATCTAAACGGTCATTCTTTTTTCTCATATGCTTGCTCCTTGAAGTGCTTATTAATAGGCTTAATACGTATAATTTAATACTCATATGTTATAATTAGTATAACACAACTAAGGAGGTGAATTAATATGACTAAAACGATGGCACAGCTATCCTATCATTATGGCGTTAAAGTGCGTATTTTCCCAGCTACTGAACAAAAACGATTGATCAAACGCAATAGTGATGCGAGTCGCTTTATCTACAACGAAATGAATGGCATGAATCGGGAATTATTCATGTTACGTCAGGTGAAGATTCCCATCACAATGGTTCAGCAACGTATTCAGACACTAGAACAGCGATTGAAATCACCATCAACGGGGATTTCAAATAGTCATGGCTGGCTTAATGACCATGATTTAGATAGCCTGATGAAGGCTAATGCTATCAAAAACTATCGTTCTGCTTGGAACCTTTTTCGTAAGGTTCATAGATCAGGCACACCAGTCTTCCATAAAAAGCGAACCGAGCAAAAATATCAAACCTCATGCCTGTATGCTAGTAAGCTAAATAATCCTAGTATGGCCAATGGTAGTGTTCGATTGCTCGACCAACAACATATACAATTACCCAAGTTGGGAACTTTACGATTCAAAGGAATGCCAACTAAGTTACTTAATCGGCAAGATGATGTGCGTATTGGAACGACAACTATCTCAATGGACGCCACTGGTCGGTATTATGTCTCGATGCAACTAGCTTCTGAACGTCCATTTGTAAATAAATTAAGTAATAATACAGCCGTATCTATTGGTATTGACTTAAATATTGATAATTTTCTAACTGATTCCGATGGCAACATCGTTGCCAATCCACATTATTATCGTGCTATTAAGGGTAAATTGGCTAGCGCACAACGTAAGCTTTCTCGACGAGCACTACGTGCTAAAAAAGAGCATCGGCCATTACGTGACGCCAAAAATTATCAGAAGCAACGTGAGATTGTCGCAATTATCCAACTCAAAGTAGCCAATCAACGTAAAAACTTTTTACACCTCGTGTCCACCACACTTATCAAGAACCACGATTTGGTAGTGGCAGAGGAATTACGGAGTAAGAATATGTTACGAAATCACGCACTAGCAATGAACATTGCTGATGTGGGTTGGCGCACATTGTTAGGCATGTTGTCCTATAAAGCTGATATGTACGGGAAAAGGTTTATCACAGTTAACCCTCGAAATACCACCCAGACATGTCATGATTGCGGTTTTGTCATGGGTGCTGGATCAACTAATAAGCTCACACTAGCTGACCGAGAATGGACGTGTCCACACTGTGGTACTTACCACATACGTGATTGTAATGCAGCTAAAAATATTTTGGCAAAAGGTTTAGTATCACTGTAAATATTCAGTCCGTCTGGCAACCTGCGGACTCTAAAGGCTTTGGTAATTAGCACGTAAGACCTGCTTGCAGGCAATCGCTGTATCTAAGCAAATTGTGGTCGTTGCACCAACGGTGTAATTCTCACAAGCTTCCGACTTTAGTCGGGAGTGGTTGACCGATGTCTTTTTGCTCTAGTGGCTTAAGGACAAATACCTTACATCTAGATAATAAAGCCGAGTTGATTTCAAAGGATGGATTCTCTGTCGTAGCTCCTATGAGGATAATGCTGCCACGTTCAACATATGGTAAGAAAGCATCTTGTTGCGCCTTGTTGAATCGATGAATCTCATCGACAAAGACTATTGTTCGTTGACCAATTTCACGGTCAAGTTCAGCCTGTTTCATTATTTTTTTGATTTTGCTAATACTGCTGTCCACAGCACTAAAACTCAGAAACTTTGATTTGGTTTGATTTGCGATTATTTCTGCTAGCGTAGTTTTACCCACACCAGGTGGTCCCCAAAAGATCATAGAAGATACTTGATCGTTTTCAATGATTTCTCTTAGAAGTTTACCTTGACCCAATAAGTGTTGTTGTCCGACAAAGTCCTCTAAACTTCTCGGACGTACTCGACTAGCTAGTGGTGTATTTTCGCTTTGATTTGAGAAAAGTGATTCCTGTTTCATCAATAAAGTACCTCACTTTAAATATAGATGTACTAAATGATAAACCATAACGTTACGTCATGGTCAAGTTAAGGGAAAATTTGAGGTAAACTTGAATTATTAAAGAATGAAAAATTAAGTTCACCAGGAGGTATATATCATGAACTGGCTAAAGGGTTTCGCAATTTCTAGTTATATCCCAGATACGTGGAAGATAGAATTTAGGTCTAGATATGAAGCACATGCATATTACGACTCTGTAATACATTATTTTGATGATAGATTAGGCAGAATAACTGTTAGTAATAATGGCTGGTATATATGGACTAAAATACCAAAGAATAAGTTTGAGGATGCTTTTAATGAATTTATGGCAAAACAAAACATTTCTAAGGATGAATATTCAATTGAATTTATTCTGGTTAGGGGATACTGAGCTCCATTTTAATTTTGAATGTACATTTCATATATTGTTTAAGATGTGAAACCTAGCCATTCAGGACATTTCCAGTCCTCAATGGGCTCTTTGTTTTAAAATAACTTCAGTAGTTAATTTTTGGAGGATAAATGTTGAATAATAGAGATAATGCTAAACAATATATTCATGATTTGTACAATATGCTTAATAAGGAATCAGATAAGTCATCTCACATGTTAAATATCACCGATGTTTTGTTACAGGTCTATTCAAAAATTGATAAGGCTAAGAATCCTGAAGCATTAATCGATCGTTTGGCCAAATATATATACAGTGAGGGAATGGCTGGTAAGATTCACCTCAAAAAAGAAGAGGAAGCCTTGTTGATGGAGTTGGGAACAATTGGCCAAAAGGCTGGATTGAATGGAGCTAATTATGCTGACTTCTCAGATAAGTCATATTTCTACAGTATTTTTGATAACAATAAGATGCCAATAAGATAATCCAATGCATATCTTGAATCCTTTATATTTTTGAACAAGATTCTTTGTTCAAGAGTATAAATAACGTGATTCAGGATATTTTTTTATGTTCCGGGTTATTTGATAATAAAATACTTAGTAGAGGGAGTGTTCAATATATGAATGAAAAGAAATTATTTAGTGAGATAAATAGAGCCTGTGCCAATCCTGAGATCGAAAGAGATATTGAAATAAGGAGTAGTTTGTTAAAATTTGCTCGTCAACTTGAGGATGGAACTAATTACAAGTTGATCTGTGTGAGATTGAGCAATTATATTTCGTTCTATCTAGCATCACACTGGCTACGTGCACCACAAGCCTTATTGGATTTGGGCCAAGATATCAAAGATGATGCTGATGAGTATCGTGGTGTAACATCTGGTGATGTTTTAGTTGATGGCATATTAAGTTAGTAATTATTATGTGTAATACTTGTTTTTTAATATTTGAAAGCGCATACTATGGTTACAAAGTGATATCACATTAATATTAAAGAATGATGAAAGGGATGCACGATAATGATTAGGATTCTATTTGGTATTACGTTAGTTCTTCTTGGAATCTTTCAGATATATAGCACTAAAGGAGCGATTGTTAACTTGAGAGGTAGTAAGTCCACCTCACCATTTATGCTATATGCCTTGTTTTTCTCATTTTTCATTGGTTTAGTCTTCGTTATTTTAGGATTAGCATTGATCTTTAATTTGAAATTTTCAATTTAGGAGAATCGAATTATGAAAATAATAATGTATGTTGTGGGAATTCTAGTCATTTTATTGGGTATCTATCAGATCCACAGTTCAATAAAGTACTTGTCTAATCTTAAGACAAACGGTGGTAAAGATACCTCGCCATTTATTTTATATGCGATATATTCATCTTTTTTAATAGGCGGATTTATGATGTTTTTTGGATTTGGAACAATGTTCTTTTTTAATTGGTAGTCAATTAATGATTTGGGGGGAGTATTGATGATTAAGTTTAGCGGTGTAACAAAATTTATTCCAACTACATGGATCGTTCAATTTCACAGTCATGATGCAGCACATAATTACTATAGAGATTCAATCGCTAAGTTCGACGATGATC
This region includes:
- the tnpA gene encoding IS200/IS605 family transposase is translated as MRKKNDRLDDIIHERNYVYNFHFHLIWVTKYRNTVFSTPQLVNDMEIILRRIADLNEVTIERMEVMPDHIHLLISFKPKYAPTNVVKAFKGGSARMFFEKHPEVKQQKFLGGHLWSHSYYMSTLGNMSKDIVERYIESQKKSDLRH
- a CDS encoding RNA-guided endonuclease InsQ/TnpB family protein; translated protein: MTKTMAQLSYHYGVKVRIFPATEQKRLIKRNSDASRFIYNEMNGMNRELFMLRQVKIPITMVQQRIQTLEQRLKSPSTGISNSHGWLNDHDLDSLMKANAIKNYRSAWNLFRKVHRSGTPVFHKKRTEQKYQTSCLYASKLNNPSMANGSVRLLDQQHIQLPKLGTLRFKGMPTKLLNRQDDVRIGTTTISMDATGRYYVSMQLASERPFVNKLSNNTAVSIGIDLNIDNFLTDSDGNIVANPHYYRAIKGKLASAQRKLSRRALRAKKEHRPLRDAKNYQKQREIVAIIQLKVANQRKNFLHLVSTTLIKNHDLVVAEELRSKNMLRNHALAMNIADVGWRTLLGMLSYKADMYGKRFITVNPRNTTQTCHDCGFVMGAGSTNKLTLADREWTCPHCGTYHIRDCNAAKNILAKGLVSL
- a CDS encoding bacteriocin immunity protein; its protein translation is MLNNRDNAKQYIHDLYNMLNKESDKSSHMLNITDVLLQVYSKIDKAKNPEALIDRLAKYIYSEGMAGKIHLKKEEEALLMELGTIGQKAGLNGANYADFSDKSYFYSIFDNNKMPIR
- a CDS encoding bacteriocin immunity protein, with translation MNEKKLFSEINRACANPEIERDIEIRSSLLKFARQLEDGTNYKLICVRLSNYISFYLASHWLRAPQALLDLGQDIKDDADEYRGVTSGDVLVDGILS